One genomic segment of Sphingomonas sp. KR3-1 includes these proteins:
- a CDS encoding TonB-dependent receptor has translation MRRAELILPIALLAAPPALAQDERHSVSVPAGRLDAAVFTLGRQTGSSIGLRDPAFGAVRVRALKGRHSVDGALAELLRGTGTRARRVAPGTWLIERAPPPPPRPRAAPPQAEEPDAPPAEILVTGSKRDVPLKAYPGGVQIVEGSDIPVSQGGQGSDVIANRVASLASTHLGPGRNKLFIRGIADSSFVGPTQATVGQYWGNSRITYSAPDPDLKLYDIGRVEVLEGPQGTLYGAGSLGGVVRVVPRAPDAWASGGHVWGGGALTEHGAPSWDLGGILNLPIKEGELAARALVFTARDGGYIDDRERGLNDVNSVRTTGGRAALRWNVDGWTVDLGGVGQSIKGRDAQYADGQGDGLTRASTIAQPFENNFWLGELVARKRWGDIELSSAAAYAQQYVSEVFAGASVVNVNQAFPLPPANSQLIGYQQVNRVNMLTTETRLSRRGPRGTGWLIGVSLLENRGQVNRSFGSRRFALTGVRNTVAEATLYGEGTVEPVRGVTVTAGGRLTRSHLTGNSEDADRSYAFREDPGAKAARTETRFLPSAAIAYQPFAGLTLFGRFEQGFRPGGLAVRRDIIQRFQGDRLSTVEAGTRYTADGLSLTASASMTWWTSIQADLIDGFGFPTTANIGDGRVLSLGLAARWKAAPGLDFDASLYLNGSKVTNPSQAVFPLVEGPSDFNRLPNVADASGRLGAAYRTALGGGDTEFSATSYLRYVGKSTLGIGPVLGKTQGDYVDTGLELRLARGRRALTLSATNLLDTRGNRFALGSPLLIRDEKQVTPLRPRTVRLGLEIGF, from the coding sequence GTGCGCCGCGCTGAGCTGATCCTCCCGATCGCGTTGCTCGCCGCTCCGCCTGCGCTCGCGCAGGACGAGCGCCACAGCGTCTCCGTGCCCGCCGGTCGCCTCGATGCGGCAGTGTTCACGCTCGGCCGCCAGACCGGCAGCAGCATCGGCCTGCGCGACCCTGCCTTCGGGGCGGTCAGGGTGCGCGCGCTCAAGGGCCGGCACAGCGTCGACGGCGCGCTGGCGGAACTGCTCAGGGGCACCGGCACGCGCGCGCGCCGCGTCGCGCCCGGCACCTGGCTGATCGAGCGCGCCCCGCCGCCGCCGCCCCGGCCGCGCGCGGCACCGCCCCAGGCGGAGGAGCCGGATGCGCCGCCGGCCGAGATCCTGGTCACCGGCAGCAAGCGCGACGTGCCGCTAAAGGCCTATCCGGGCGGCGTCCAGATCGTCGAGGGCAGCGACATCCCGGTCTCGCAGGGCGGGCAGGGCAGCGACGTGATCGCCAACCGCGTCGCCAGCCTGGCCTCGACGCATCTCGGGCCGGGGCGCAACAAGCTGTTCATCCGCGGCATCGCCGATTCGAGCTTTGTCGGGCCGACCCAGGCGACGGTGGGCCAATATTGGGGCAACAGCCGCATCACCTACAGCGCGCCCGATCCCGACCTGAAGCTCTACGATATCGGCCGGGTCGAGGTGCTGGAGGGGCCGCAGGGCACGCTCTACGGCGCCGGATCGCTGGGCGGCGTCGTCCGCGTGGTGCCGCGCGCGCCCGACGCCTGGGCGAGCGGCGGCCATGTCTGGGGGGGCGGCGCGCTGACCGAGCATGGCGCACCGAGCTGGGACCTGGGCGGCATCCTCAACCTGCCGATCAAGGAGGGCGAGCTGGCCGCCCGCGCGCTCGTCTTCACCGCGCGCGACGGCGGCTATATCGACGACCGCGAGCGCGGGCTGAACGACGTCAACAGCGTGCGCACCACCGGCGGGCGCGCAGCGCTGCGCTGGAATGTCGACGGCTGGACGGTCGACCTGGGCGGCGTCGGCCAGAGCATCAAGGGCCGGGACGCGCAATATGCCGACGGCCAGGGCGACGGGCTCACCCGCGCGAGCACGATCGCCCAGCCGTTCGAGAATAATTTCTGGCTGGGCGAGCTGGTCGCCCGCAAGCGCTGGGGAGATATCGAGCTGAGCTCGGCCGCCGCCTATGCCCAGCAATATGTGTCCGAAGTGTTCGCCGGCGCCTCGGTCGTCAACGTCAACCAGGCGTTTCCGCTGCCGCCCGCCAATTCGCAGCTGATCGGCTACCAGCAGGTCAACCGGGTCAACATGCTCACCACCGAAACGCGGCTTTCCCGCAGGGGGCCGCGCGGCACCGGCTGGCTGATCGGCGTGAGCCTGCTCGAGAATCGTGGGCAGGTGAACCGCAGCTTCGGCAGCCGCCGCTTCGCGCTGACCGGCGTGCGCAACACCGTCGCCGAGGCGACGCTGTACGGCGAAGGCACGGTCGAGCCGGTGCGCGGCGTGACGGTCACCGCCGGCGGGCGGCTGACCCGCTCGCATCTGACCGGCAATTCCGAGGACGCCGATCGCTCCTATGCCTTTCGTGAGGATCCGGGCGCCAAGGCCGCGCGCACCGAGACGCGCTTCCTGCCGTCCGCCGCGATCGCCTATCAGCCCTTTGCCGGGCTCACCCTGTTCGGCCGCTTCGAGCAGGGCTTCCGTCCTGGCGGGCTGGCGGTGCGCCGCGACATCATCCAGCGCTTCCAGGGCGACCGGCTATCCACTGTCGAAGCGGGCACGCGCTATACCGCCGACGGGCTGAGCCTGACCGCGAGCGCATCGATGACCTGGTGGACGAGCATCCAGGCCGACCTGATCGACGGCTTCGGCTTCCCGACCACCGCCAATATCGGCGACGGACGCGTGCTCTCGCTGGGCCTGGCCGCGCGCTGGAAGGCGGCGCCGGGGCTCGACTTCGACGCGTCGCTCTATCTGAACGGCTCGAAGGTCACCAACCCGTCCCAGGCGGTGTTCCCGCTGGTCGAGGGACCGTCCGACTTCAACCGGCTGCCCAATGTCGCCGATGCCAGCGGCCGGCTGGGCGCCGCCTATCGCACCGCGCTGGGAGGCGGCGACACCGAATTCTCGGCCACTTCCTATCTGCGCTATGTCGGCAAATCGACGCTCGGTATCGGGCCGGTGCTCGGCAAGACGCAGGGCGACTATGTCGATACCGGGCTGGAGCTGCGCCTGGCGCGCGGGCGGCGGGCGCTGACGCTCTCGGCCACCAACCTGCTCGACACCCGCGGCAACCGCTTCGCGCTCGGTTCGCCGCTGCTGATCCGCGACGAGAAGCAGGTGACGCCGCTGCGCCCGCGCACAGTGCGGCTCGGGCTGGAAATCGGGTTCTAA
- a CDS encoding glycosyltransferase family 2 protein, whose protein sequence is MKLFLDSEIARFARVAPGTDLALAVVIPTFNERANVPLLIEKLDAALAGRSWEAIFVDDDSPDGTADIVRELGRSDSRVRVIQRIGRRGLSSACIEGMCATAAPLVAVIDGDLQHDETLLPKMLDALEGDAALDLVIGSRFVAGGGTGEWDSDRVAKSALATRLSRRVLKADLSDPMSGFFMIRTEVVRALVPRLSAIGFKILLDLMTASPRPLNFRELPYVFRTRALGESKLDHVVAMEYLIALYDRMFGKVVPVRFAMFSSIGALGAAVHFAVLAACFEGLAWPFVGATLLAVIAAMSFNFLLNNALTYREQRLKGFGPMLRGWAGFCVVCGVGAAANVGVAGFLHDVQHGDWRFAAMAGIAVAAVWNFALSSRFVWGRY, encoded by the coding sequence ATGAAGCTCTTCCTCGACAGCGAGATCGCCCGCTTCGCCCGGGTCGCGCCCGGCACCGATCTCGCGCTTGCGGTGGTGATCCCGACCTTCAACGAACGCGCGAACGTGCCGCTGCTGATAGAGAAGCTCGATGCTGCGCTGGCGGGGCGGAGCTGGGAAGCGATCTTCGTCGACGACGACAGCCCGGACGGGACGGCGGATATCGTCCGTGAACTGGGCCGCAGCGACAGCCGCGTGCGCGTGATCCAGCGGATCGGGCGGCGCGGGCTCTCCTCCGCCTGCATTGAGGGCATGTGCGCCACCGCCGCGCCGCTGGTGGCGGTGATCGACGGCGACCTGCAGCATGACGAGACGCTGCTGCCGAAGATGCTCGACGCGCTGGAAGGCGATGCCGCGCTCGACCTGGTGATCGGCTCGCGCTTCGTCGCGGGCGGCGGCACCGGGGAATGGGACAGCGACCGGGTGGCGAAATCGGCGCTGGCGACGCGGCTCTCGCGCCGGGTGCTCAAGGCCGACCTGTCCGACCCGATGAGCGGCTTCTTCATGATCCGTACGGAGGTGGTGCGCGCGCTGGTGCCGCGGCTATCGGCGATCGGCTTCAAGATCCTGCTCGACCTCATGACCGCCTCGCCCCGGCCGCTGAACTTTCGCGAGCTGCCCTATGTGTTCCGCACCCGGGCGCTGGGCGAGAGCAAGCTCGATCATGTCGTGGCGATGGAATATCTGATCGCGCTCTATGACCGGATGTTCGGCAAGGTCGTGCCGGTGCGCTTCGCGATGTTCTCGAGCATCGGCGCGCTGGGCGCCGCGGTGCATTTCGCGGTGCTGGCGGCGTGTTTCGAAGGGCTGGCCTGGCCGTTCGTCGGCGCGACATTGCTGGCGGTGATCGCGGCGATGAGCTTCAACTTCCTGCTCAACAATGCGCTGACCTATCGCGAACAACGGCTGAAGGGCTTTGGGCCGATGCTGCGCGGCTGGGCGGGGTTCTGCGTGGTGTGCGGGGTGGGCGCTGCGGCGAATGTCGGCGTCGCGGGGTTCCTCCACGATGTTCAGCATGGCGACTGGCGGTTCGCGGCGATGGCGGGGATCGCAGTGGCGGCGGTGTGGAATTTCGCGCTGTCGTCGCGGTTTGTGTGGGGGCGGTACTAG
- the mprF gene encoding bifunctional lysylphosphatidylglycerol flippase/synthetase MprF encodes MSARTRTALQLGAVAAVVALACAALHGLLHEVRWRDVRHAFHAIGPLQIAGALALTAGSYLMLTLYDVLALRIVGRPLPYRTAALASFTSYTLSHNLGFALLTGGSARYRVYSAAGLETADIVKVVATASATFWSGVVVMAGAALALHRTPLALGGVAVSTTAQHLLGAAILGATFCALALLRGKPRELKLSRWHFRLPSLSQALGMIATSAIDLALASAALLILVPGASAQAFPAFFLGYALAIIAALVTHVPGGVGVFEAVMLAVLPGTDPSTILAALILYRLIYYVLPLLVAGALLAVHERRQLRKPLAAIRAAGLAMHGLAPTFLAAIVFVGGIVLLVSGSLPAIPARLRVLHSFVPLPFVEASHIAASLAGTALLLIAPALYRRLDAAFHLCRTLLLAAALFSLLKGVDYEEAAILLVIAGLLQLSRTAFYRKTALTSVLSTRALLSVAVAVGLATWIGFFAFKHVPYQDDLWWEFAWRGDASRFLRASFATAVALTCVAVTQWFGYAKPRREEHAPDTELPRTALAHANRTDAMLAYTGDKRFLRSASGETLLMYQVQGQSWIVMGDPVGPRAEWGDLLWLIREMADAAQGRLLLYQISAEALPIAIDLGLQLVKYGEEARVSLPGFTMEGPEKRSLRHSERRAAREGASFEIVPAAQVPGIMAELRAVSDTWMRDKGNSEKAFSVGRFDPAYVGRFDCALVRRGGAIVAFANVWATENREELSVDLMRHLADMPYGTMDFLFVQLMQWGRDQGYRWFNLGMAPLSGIESRRLAPIWARIGALLYRHGDAFYGFEGLRAYKDKFSPVWTARYIGAPPGLGLARGMIDLQTLIGGGSRSAARRGKLKLVA; translated from the coding sequence ATGTCCGCCCGCACGAGGACCGCGCTGCAGCTCGGCGCCGTCGCCGCCGTCGTCGCGCTTGCCTGCGCGGCGCTGCACGGGTTGCTGCACGAAGTGCGCTGGCGCGACGTGCGCCACGCCTTCCACGCGATCGGCCCGCTGCAGATCGCCGGCGCGCTGGCGCTGACCGCGGGCAGCTATCTCATGCTGACGCTGTACGACGTGCTGGCGCTGCGCATCGTCGGGCGCCCGCTCCCCTATCGCACCGCGGCGCTGGCCTCGTTCACCAGCTACACGCTCAGCCACAATCTCGGCTTCGCGCTGCTCACCGGCGGCTCGGCGCGCTACCGGGTCTACAGCGCGGCGGGGCTCGAGACCGCGGACATCGTCAAGGTCGTCGCCACCGCCAGCGCCACCTTCTGGTCGGGCGTCGTCGTGATGGCGGGCGCCGCGCTCGCGCTGCACCGGACGCCGCTCGCGCTCGGCGGCGTCGCCGTCTCCACCACCGCGCAGCATCTGCTCGGCGCCGCCATTCTCGGCGCGACCTTCTGCGCGCTCGCGCTGCTGCGCGGGAAGCCGCGCGAATTGAAGCTGTCGCGCTGGCATTTCCGCCTGCCCAGCCTGAGCCAGGCGCTCGGGATGATCGCCACCTCGGCGATCGACCTCGCCCTCGCCAGCGCCGCGCTGCTGATCCTCGTGCCCGGCGCCAGCGCGCAGGCCTTCCCCGCCTTCTTCCTCGGCTATGCGCTGGCGATCATCGCCGCTTTGGTCACCCATGTCCCCGGCGGCGTCGGCGTGTTCGAGGCGGTGATGCTCGCCGTGCTGCCGGGCACCGACCCGTCGACGATACTCGCCGCGCTGATCCTCTACCGGCTGATCTATTATGTCCTGCCGCTGCTCGTCGCCGGCGCGCTGCTCGCGGTGCACGAGCGCCGCCAGCTCAGGAAGCCGCTCGCCGCGATCCGCGCCGCCGGCCTCGCGATGCACGGGCTCGCCCCGACTTTCCTCGCCGCGATCGTCTTCGTCGGCGGGATCGTGCTGCTCGTCTCGGGCTCGCTGCCCGCCATCCCGGCGCGCCTGCGCGTCCTCCATAGCTTCGTGCCGCTGCCTTTTGTCGAGGCATCGCACATCGCCGCCAGCCTGGCCGGCACCGCGCTGCTGCTGATCGCGCCTGCGCTCTATCGCCGGCTCGACGCTGCCTTCCACCTCTGCCGCACGCTCCTCCTCGCCGCAGCGCTGTTCTCGCTGCTCAAGGGCGTCGACTATGAGGAAGCCGCGATCCTGCTGGTCATCGCCGGCCTGCTCCAGCTCTCGCGTACCGCCTTCTACCGCAAGACCGCGCTCACCAGCGTGCTGTCCACCCGCGCGCTGCTCTCGGTCGCGGTCGCGGTCGGCCTGGCGACCTGGATCGGCTTCTTCGCCTTCAAGCATGTGCCCTATCAGGACGACCTCTGGTGGGAGTTCGCCTGGCGCGGCGACGCCTCGCGCTTCCTGCGTGCCAGCTTCGCCACCGCAGTGGCGCTGACCTGCGTCGCGGTCACCCAGTGGTTCGGCTATGCCAAGCCCCGGCGCGAGGAGCATGCCCCCGATACCGAGCTGCCGCGCACCGCGCTCGCCCATGCCAACCGCACCGATGCGATGCTCGCCTATACCGGCGACAAGCGCTTCCTGCGCTCGGCGAGCGGCGAGACGCTGCTGATGTACCAGGTCCAGGGACAGAGCTGGATCGTGATGGGCGACCCCGTCGGTCCGCGCGCGGAATGGGGCGACCTGCTCTGGCTGATCCGCGAGATGGCGGACGCGGCGCAGGGCCGGCTGCTGCTCTACCAGATCTCCGCCGAGGCGCTGCCGATCGCGATCGATCTCGGCCTCCAGCTCGTCAAATATGGCGAGGAAGCCCGCGTCTCGCTCCCCGGCTTCACGATGGAGGGGCCGGAGAAGCGCTCGCTGCGCCATTCGGAACGCCGCGCCGCGCGTGAAGGCGCCAGCTTCGAGATCGTCCCCGCCGCGCAGGTGCCCGGCATCATGGCCGAGCTGCGTGCGGTGTCGGACACCTGGATGCGCGACAAGGGCAATAGCGAGAAGGCCTTCTCGGTCGGCCGCTTCGACCCCGCCTATGTCGGCCGCTTCGATTGCGCGCTCGTCCGCCGCGGCGGCGCGATCGTCGCCTTCGCCAATGTCTGGGCGACCGAGAATCGCGAGGAGCTGTCGGTCGACCTGATGCGCCACCTCGCCGACATGCCGTACGGCACGATGGACTTCCTCTTCGTCCAGCTGATGCAATGGGGCCGCGACCAGGGCTATCGCTGGTTCAACCTCGGCATGGCGCCGCTGTCGGGCATCGAATCGCGCCGCCTCGCGCCGATCTGGGCGCGGATCGGCGCGCTGCTCTATCGCCACGGCGACGCCTTTTACGGCTTCGAGGGCCTGCGCGCCTACAAGGACAAATTCTCGCCGGTCTGGACCGCGCGCTATATCGGCGCGCCTCCGGGCCTCGGCCTGGCCCGCGGCATGATCGACCTGCAGACGCTGATCGGCGGCGGTTCGCGCAGCGCGGCGCGCCGGGGGAAACTGAAGCTGGTGGCTTAG
- a CDS encoding DUF2147 domain-containing protein, translating to MRFGKILAGIGLGTMLLGAVQASAQAPAAAAAATGVVGTWVNPRGSVKVKTGACGDKLCGWVVWANDQATKDAKDSGVDKLIGTELLRDYHPTGNGKWQGQVYVPDMGQTFYSKIEQQGPNALKISGCILGGWICKSQVWNRG from the coding sequence ATGCGTTTCGGCAAGATCCTGGCCGGCATCGGCCTGGGTACCATGCTGCTCGGCGCGGTACAGGCCTCTGCCCAGGCCCCCGCCGCCGCCGCAGCCGCTACCGGCGTCGTCGGCACCTGGGTGAACCCGCGCGGCAGCGTCAAGGTGAAGACGGGCGCATGCGGCGACAAGCTGTGCGGCTGGGTAGTCTGGGCCAACGACCAGGCGACCAAGGACGCCAAGGACAGCGGCGTCGACAAGCTCATCGGCACCGAGCTGCTGCGCGACTATCACCCCACCGGCAACGGCAAGTGGCAGGGCCAGGTCTATGTCCCCGACATGGGCCAGACCTTCTACTCCAAGATCGAGCAGCAGGGGCCGAACGCGCTGAAGATCAGCGGCTGCATCCTCGGCGGCTGGATCTGCAAGTCGCAGGTCTGGAACCGCGGCTGA
- a CDS encoding AcvB/VirJ family lysyl-phosphatidylglycerol hydrolase — translation MRRITLALALLALLLGGFAGWLGYIGYFGGPVYYDIAPKRPAAPAARSLAVVLVSGDMGFKIGMGPDIAQRFAADGIPVVGVSSLAYFRHQRTPAEIQALIADAARRALAFGHADRLVLVGQSFGADMMHVGLTGLPADLRARVKMVALVVPTDTVFYRASPSELFNWAKPDAMALPTGRQLTWVPAVCVQGVEETDSLCPMLTQPNMRRIALPGGHMLHRDPDALYRALRGAISHITKL, via the coding sequence ATGCGCCGTATCACGCTTGCCCTGGCCCTGCTGGCCCTGCTGCTCGGCGGGTTCGCCGGCTGGCTGGGCTATATCGGCTATTTCGGCGGGCCGGTATATTATGACATCGCCCCCAAGCGCCCCGCCGCCCCGGCCGCGCGCAGTCTGGCGGTGGTGCTGGTCTCGGGCGACATGGGCTTCAAGATCGGCATGGGCCCCGACATCGCGCAGCGCTTCGCCGCGGACGGGATACCCGTGGTCGGCGTCAGCTCGCTCGCCTATTTCCGCCACCAGCGCACCCCCGCGGAGATCCAGGCGCTGATCGCCGATGCCGCACGCCGCGCGCTCGCCTTCGGGCACGCAGACCGGCTGGTGCTGGTCGGCCAGTCCTTCGGCGCGGACATGATGCATGTCGGGCTGACCGGCCTGCCCGCGGACCTGCGCGCCAGGGTCAAGATGGTCGCGCTGGTAGTCCCCACCGACACGGTCTTCTACCGCGCCTCCCCGTCCGAGCTGTTCAATTGGGCCAAGCCCGATGCGATGGCGCTGCCCACCGGGCGCCAGCTCACCTGGGTGCCCGCCGTCTGCGTCCAGGGCGTCGAGGAGACCGACAGCCTCTGCCCGATGCTCACCCAGCCCAACATGCGCCGGATCGCGCTGCCCGGCGGCCACATGCTCCACCGCGATCCCGACGCGCTCTACCGCGCGCTCCGGGGCGCGATTTCGCACATTACAAAACTGTAG
- a CDS encoding PDZ domain-containing protein produces the protein MTTSDIQDSALAKAARGPDGFVLILVLSFALSAVVILGWAWRSGINHFFSAQNGANLFPGFTAEQPGGTPHGLVVTSLRSGSEAAQDGVEVGDAILAIDGRATNTLDQARRYLRDDHQPALSLDLMHQKQLRHVRLLRSASGENGAQVAGGGG, from the coding sequence ATGACGACCAGCGACATCCAGGACAGCGCCCTTGCCAAGGCTGCGCGCGGACCCGACGGGTTCGTGCTGATCCTCGTCCTGTCGTTCGCGCTCAGTGCCGTGGTGATCCTCGGCTGGGCGTGGCGATCGGGGATCAACCACTTCTTCTCGGCCCAGAATGGTGCCAATTTATTCCCGGGCTTCACGGCCGAACAGCCGGGCGGCACGCCGCACGGGCTGGTCGTCACCAGCCTGCGCTCGGGCAGCGAAGCGGCGCAGGACGGTGTGGAAGTGGGCGATGCGATCCTCGCCATCGACGGCCGCGCGACCAACACGCTCGACCAGGCCCGCCGCTATCTGCGCGACGACCACCAGCCTGCGCTATCGCTCGACTTGATGCATCAAAAGCAGCTACGACATGTCAGGCTCTTGCGAAGCGCGAGTGGAGAAAATGGGGCACAAGTTGCTGGTGGTGGAGGATGA
- a CDS encoding response regulator transcription factor — protein sequence MGHKLLVVEDDEPTAAYIAKGMTEEGFTVDRADNGRDGLFLASDGSYDAIVLDRMLPGMDGMAVLGALRAAKIETPVIILSALGTPDDRVGGLTSGADDYLVKPFAFAELLARVRLLLRKSGAAETAVTKLSSGDLEMDLLSRRVKRGAKVIDLQPREFRLLEYFLRHPDQVITRTMLLEGVWDYHFDPGTNVIDVHISRLRKKLDDGGEPILHTIRGAGYRLGPAD from the coding sequence ATGGGGCACAAGTTGCTGGTGGTGGAGGATGACGAGCCTACCGCCGCTTACATCGCCAAGGGAATGACCGAAGAGGGGTTCACGGTCGACCGCGCCGACAATGGGCGCGACGGCCTGTTCCTCGCCAGCGACGGCAGCTACGACGCGATCGTGCTCGATCGCATGCTTCCCGGCATGGACGGCATGGCGGTGCTCGGCGCCCTCCGGGCCGCCAAGATCGAGACGCCGGTGATCATCCTCTCCGCGCTCGGCACGCCCGACGACCGGGTCGGCGGGCTCACCTCGGGCGCCGACGACTATCTGGTGAAGCCCTTCGCCTTTGCCGAGCTGCTCGCCCGCGTGCGGCTGCTGCTGCGCAAGAGCGGCGCGGCCGAGACGGCGGTGACCAAGCTCAGCTCGGGCGATCTCGAGATGGATCTGCTCTCGCGGCGGGTGAAGCGCGGCGCCAAGGTGATCGACCTGCAGCCGCGCGAGTTTCGCCTGCTCGAATATTTCCTGCGCCACCCGGACCAGGTGATCACCCGGACGATGCTGCTCGAAGGCGTGTGGGACTATCATTTCGATCCCGGAACCAACGTGATCGACGTGCATATCAGCCGCCTGCGCAAGAAGCTCGACGATGGCGGCGAGCCGATCCTCCACACCATCCGCGGCGCCGGCTATCGCCTCGGCCCGGCGGACTGA
- a CDS encoding HAMP domain-containing sensor histidine kinase — protein MRLRWGQLARSVTARFVIVAFLVQLTVTGGILLFVQQSSERALAAEQKALVAELRDDLVSAWRAGGDTALRRIIDVRLQQAHASPPVILLATAGEDPIRGNLGDWPTVMPAETDWRAIELYRTGSDRPELMGVSSTTLPNGERLLAGHVISASVRLARVNEEAITAALVIGVFFALLSALLIGRVLSNQIQGVVVTAREVGEGRLGRRVPTSGSGDAFDALGQSVNAMLDRIEALVSQLRMMTDGLAHDLKSPVTRIKVVLERAILETDDETALAALERVSGEAETLLGMLSTALLISRAEAGIGRDRFVDTDLAALLEDLAEVYGPLAEDRGFEVVAEAEPGLHALLHRELIGQALGNLIENATKYAEGGHRITVRAAREGGEIALSVADDGPGIPEARREEAMRRFGRLDPARHVAGSGLGLSLVEAVARLHQGRFLLEDAAPGLRAVIRF, from the coding sequence ATGCGGCTGCGCTGGGGGCAGCTGGCGCGCTCGGTAACGGCGCGCTTCGTCATCGTGGCGTTCCTGGTGCAGCTCACCGTCACCGGCGGCATCCTGCTGTTCGTCCAGCAATCGAGCGAGCGCGCGCTGGCTGCCGAGCAGAAGGCGCTGGTTGCCGAGCTGCGCGACGACCTCGTCTCGGCCTGGCGCGCCGGCGGCGATACCGCGCTGCGCCGGATCATCGACGTGCGGCTGCAACAGGCGCATGCCAGCCCGCCGGTGATCCTGCTCGCCACTGCCGGCGAGGACCCGATCCGCGGCAATCTGGGCGACTGGCCCACGGTGATGCCGGCGGAGACCGACTGGCGCGCGATCGAGCTCTATCGCACCGGCAGCGACCGGCCCGAGCTGATGGGCGTCTCCTCGACGACGCTGCCCAATGGCGAGCGCCTGCTCGCAGGGCACGTGATCAGCGCGAGCGTGCGGCTGGCGCGGGTGAACGAGGAGGCGATCACTGCGGCGCTGGTGATCGGCGTGTTCTTCGCGCTGCTGAGCGCGCTGCTGATCGGCCGGGTGCTCTCCAACCAGATCCAGGGCGTGGTGGTCACTGCGCGCGAAGTGGGCGAGGGGCGGCTGGGCCGGCGCGTGCCGACCAGCGGCAGCGGCGATGCGTTCGACGCGCTCGGCCAGTCGGTCAATGCGATGCTCGACCGGATCGAGGCGCTGGTCTCGCAGCTGCGGATGATGACCGACGGGCTGGCGCACGACCTGAAATCGCCGGTCACCCGGATCAAGGTGGTGCTCGAGCGGGCGATCCTTGAGACCGACGACGAGACGGCGCTGGCGGCGCTCGAGCGCGTCTCGGGCGAGGCGGAGACGCTGCTCGGCATGCTCTCGACGGCGCTGCTGATCAGCCGGGCCGAGGCAGGGATCGGGCGCGACCGCTTCGTCGATACCGACCTTGCCGCGCTGCTCGAGGATCTCGCCGAAGTCTATGGCCCGCTCGCCGAGGATCGCGGTTTCGAGGTGGTGGCGGAGGCCGAACCGGGGCTGCACGCGCTGCTCCACCGCGAGCTGATCGGCCAGGCGCTCGGCAATCTGATCGAGAACGCCACCAAATATGCCGAGGGCGGGCACCGCATCACCGTGCGCGCTGCGCGCGAGGGTGGCGAGATCGCGCTGTCGGTCGCCGATGACGGGCCCGGTATCCCGGAGGCGCGCCGCGAGGAAGCGATGCGACGGTTCGGCCGGCTCGATCCGGCGCGGCACGTCGCGGGATCGGGGCTGGGGCTGTCGCTGGTCGAAGCGGTGGCGCGGCTGCACCAGGGGCGGTTCCTGCTGGAGGATGCGGCGCCTGGGTTGCGGGCTGTGATCAGGTTCTAA